The Streptomyces tendae genome has a window encoding:
- a CDS encoding ATP-binding protein, with protein sequence MEPVPVDEGEIVSGTPRLRASYALDAGGAWIAQARHLAAEFLTRARVEDGLPVSERVVEITQLVVSELVTNARKYAPGPVGLDLRVFSDTVEVVVRDANPNAPRPRDADPGRVGQHGLEIVMAVTQALDIRQEAEGKSITARISLSA encoded by the coding sequence ACCAGTTCCTGTCGACGAGGGGGAGATAGTGTCAGGCACACCCCGGCTGAGGGCCTCCTACGCCCTGGACGCCGGGGGCGCCTGGATAGCTCAGGCACGCCACCTCGCGGCCGAGTTCCTCACCCGGGCGCGGGTGGAGGACGGACTGCCGGTGTCGGAGCGTGTGGTGGAGATCACCCAGCTCGTCGTCAGTGAGCTGGTCACCAACGCCCGCAAGTACGCCCCGGGCCCCGTCGGCCTGGACCTGCGCGTCTTCAGCGACACCGTCGAGGTGGTCGTCCGCGACGCCAACCCGAACGCGCCGCGCCCCCGGGACGCCGACCCCGGGCGGGTGGGGCAGCACGGCCTGGAGATCGTCATGGCCGTCACCCAGGCCCTCGACATCCGCCAGGAAGCCGAGGGCAAGAGCATCACCGCCCGTATCTCCCTCTCCGCCTGA
- a CDS encoding ROK family transcriptional regulator: MQPTFPAETFPAHTPAASQVFTTVLAHGPLTRLDVARRAGLSPAAVTKAVRPLIEAGYLVEDADAEARPALGRPANRVRVDGGRALFTGLKVTGDEIIGVLTDLCCRILVARRVPLTGRAPRDVLAVAVDLANELRTEADGFGVPVLGLGIALAGDVDRAEGTVRYSPFLDWHCVPLAGPAGAASGLPVTVDNDVRALTVAEQWFGDGVGLSDFAVVTVGAGIGCGLVVHGRVVSGAHGVAGEIGHVPVDPDGPPCHCGNRGCLEAVAADAAILARVREVTGSDVAGTAEAVALAHRGDEGARAVYARAGEAIGRGIATVANLLGPQRVIISGEGLAAYDLYARQIRDGFAAAAFGSAARCEVRTRPLPFEEWARGAAATAIQSFVGR; this comes from the coding sequence ATGCAGCCGACCTTCCCCGCCGAGACGTTCCCGGCGCACACCCCGGCGGCCTCCCAGGTCTTCACCACCGTCCTGGCGCACGGCCCCCTGACCCGGCTCGACGTGGCCCGGCGGGCCGGCCTGTCCCCGGCCGCGGTCACCAAGGCGGTACGGCCCCTGATCGAGGCGGGCTATCTGGTGGAGGACGCGGACGCGGAGGCCCGCCCGGCCCTCGGCCGCCCGGCCAACCGGGTCCGGGTCGACGGCGGACGGGCCCTGTTCACCGGGCTGAAAGTGACCGGCGACGAGATCATCGGTGTGCTCACCGACCTGTGCTGCCGCATCCTCGTCGCCCGGCGCGTCCCTCTGACCGGCCGCGCCCCTCGGGACGTCCTGGCGGTCGCGGTGGACCTGGCCAACGAGCTGCGCACCGAGGCCGACGGGTTCGGCGTACCGGTCCTCGGCCTCGGCATCGCCCTCGCCGGGGACGTGGACCGCGCCGAGGGCACGGTGCGCTACTCGCCCTTCCTGGACTGGCACTGCGTACCGCTCGCCGGGCCGGCCGGGGCGGCGAGCGGGCTCCCGGTCACCGTCGACAACGACGTGCGCGCCCTGACGGTGGCCGAGCAGTGGTTCGGCGACGGCGTGGGCCTCTCCGACTTCGCCGTCGTCACCGTGGGCGCCGGCATCGGCTGCGGCCTCGTCGTGCACGGCCGGGTCGTCTCCGGTGCGCACGGCGTCGCCGGAGAGATCGGCCATGTCCCCGTCGACCCCGACGGCCCGCCCTGCCACTGCGGCAACCGCGGATGCCTGGAGGCCGTCGCGGCCGACGCGGCGATCCTCGCCCGGGTCCGCGAGGTCACCGGGTCCGACGTCGCCGGCACCGCGGAGGCCGTCGCCCTGGCACACCGGGGCGACGAGGGCGCCCGCGCCGTCTACGCGCGGGCCGGGGAGGCCATCGGCCGCGGGATCGCCACCGTGGCCAACCTGCTCGGCCCCCAGCGCGTCATCATCTCCGGCGAGGGACTGGCCGCGTACGACCTGTACGCCCGGCAGATCCGCGACGGCTTCGCCGCCGCCGCCTTCGGTTCCGCCGCCCGCTGCGAGGTCCGCACCCGCCCGCTGCCGTTCGAGGAGTGGGCCCGCGGGGCCGCCGCCACGGCCATCCAGTCCTTCGTCGGCCGCTGA